The region CGTTCCTGGGCAAGGGCGATTGCATGCAGCTTGCCACATTTCAACCCACTGAAATCACATGGAAAAGGTCTCCAGGGGCTGCGGGAGTCGCCGAAGGGATGCGGATTCCGCATGCGCGCGACGCGGCTCGTCATCGAGGGCGTGGGGCATGGGCCTCGCGCTTGCACAACGAGGCCGCGACGTGTGGCGGTGACCCGGTTCGCGCGCTGTCGGAAGCGTGCTCCAGCGGCCCGGGCGCCGCCCTCCACCCTCGGGGAGAGACAGATGGGCTCGGCAGCGTTCAAGCAAGGAGGAGCCCACGTGGCGCCACGGCGTGACGGAAGGGAGTGCGGATTCCGCATCCTGGATGCAGAGTTCGCAGCGAGTGGAGGAGCCGCATGGAGTGGGAGACACCCCGAGCGAGGGCCGCGTCGATGAGCGGGCCGGCCCGTTGGAGACCGCGTGGTCCATGGATGCCCTGGGTGGCGGCGGGGCTGATGTGCGCGGTGCTGCTGTCCGCCGTCGTGTTCATCCGCCGCTCGGCGCTCGAGTCGTCGTCGTTGGTGGTGCGCGGCATGGCGAACGTGCTGATGCTCGCTGGATTGGAGGCCTTCCGGGAGGGCACTGGCGTGCCGAGCCAGCAGGCGCTCGAGTCCTTCCTGAACACCCACCAGGACGGCGGCCTTCGCTACGTGGCCATCGTCGAGGACGGGCAGGTGCTCGCGTCGGCGGGCGTCGGCTCGTTGGGGAAGATTGAGGACGGGACGCAGCTGCGGTTCGAGGAGGGCCGGGGGCGCTTCATCCACCGGCTGCGCAAGCCGCCGAGGCCGCCAGAGGGCCCGCCCACCGCGAGCGGGACACCTCCGATGGTGGAGCCCCCTGTCTCGCAGGAGGCTCGGCGCAACCTGCGCATCGGCTATGACTTCGAGCCTGTCACCGCGCTGGAGTTGAAGGAGCGCTCACAGCGACTGCTGTTCGTGGCCGCGGTGTCGTGCATGGGCATCCTGGGGCTGGCGTTCGCGTTCTCGCGCTCGTTGGCGCAGCGGGAGGCGCTGGCGGCGGAGCTGGAGCGCGGGCGTCGGCTGGCGGCGCTGGGCACCATGTCCGCGGTGTTGGCGCACGAGCTGCGAAACCCGCTCGCGTCGCTCAAGGGCCATGCGCAGCTGTTGGCTGAGCGCGTGGAGCGCGACGAGGTGCTGCGTCCCAAGGCGGACCGCATCGTCGGCGAGGCGGTGCGGCTGGAGCAGTTGATGAATGACCTGTTGGGCTTCGTGCGCAGCGGCGAGTTGCGCCGCGCGGGAACGGACCCCAACGAGGTGCTGCGCGCGGCGGTGGAGGCCACGGGCGAGTCGAGCGTGGATGCGCGTTACCTGCCGGGCCACGAGAAGGTGGAGCTGGACGCGGGCCGCTTCCAGCAGGCGCTGGAGAACGTGCTGCGCAACGCGGTGCAGGTGAGCCCGGCGGGGCAGCGCGTGGAGGTGGGCGTGGCGCAGGAGGGGCCGGCGCTCGTGTTCACGGTGAGGGACCACGGTCCGGGCATCCCCAAGGGCGACGAGGAGCGCATCTTCGAGCCGTTCGTCACCGGGCGTCTGCGGGGCGTGGGGCTGGGGCTCGCGATTACACGACGCATCGTCGAGCTGCATGGGGGCTCGGTGAGCGCGAGGACGCACGCGGAAGGGGGCGCGGAGTTCCGCCTCACCGTGCCGGCGAGGGGGACCTGAGATGGCGCGCATCCTGGTGGCGGATGACGAAGAGGGCGTGCGCTCGTTCATCGCGGAGGCGCTCGAGGTCGAGGGCCACGCGGTGACGACGGCGGCGGACGGCGAGGAGGCGGCGCGGCTGTTGTCGAAGCAGGGCGTGGACCTGCTCGTCACGGACCTGCGCATGCCGGGCATGGATGGGCTGACGCTCTTGCGCAAGGTGCGCGAGGAGCAGCCGGACGTGGAGGTCGTCGTGCTCACGGCGGTGGGCTCGGTGGAGAGCGCGGTGTCGGCGATGAAGGCCGGCGCGTTCGAGTACCTGCTCAAGCCCGTGGGCAGTCCGGCCGAGCTGCGGCTCACCGTGGCGCGGGCGTTGGAGCGGCGCGCGCTGCTCAACTTGAAGACGGAGGTGCGCCAGTCCACGAGCGAGGTCGTGCTGAGCTGGGGCGCGCCGACGATGGGCCCGGTGGTGGAGGCGCTGCGGAAGGTGGCGCCCACGCAGGCCACGGTGCTGCTGGTGGGCGAGAGCGGCACCGGCAAGGAGGTGGCGGCGCGCGCGCTGCATCAGTGGAGCGAGCGCTCCGAGGGCCCGTTCGTCGCGGTCAACTGCGCGGCGTTGACGGAGACGCTGCTGGAGAGCGAGCTGTTCGGCCACGAGAAGGGCGCGTTCACGGGCGCGGTGGCGCAGCGGCGCGGGCGCATCGAGCTGGCCCAGGGCGGCACCTTCTTCCTGGACGAGGTGGGCGAGCTGAAGGCGGAGCTGCAGGCGAAGCTCTTGCGTGTGTTGCAGGAGCGGCGCTTCGAGCGCGTGGGTGGGACGCGGACGCTGGAGGCGGACGTGCGCTGGGTGGCGGCGACCAACCGCGACCTCAAGACGATGATGGCGCACGGCGAGTTCCGCGAGGACCTCTACCACCGGCTGGCGGTGTTCCCCATCCGGCTGCCCTCGCTGCGCGAGCGGCGCGAGGACCTGCGTCCGCTGTCGGAGCTGCTCCTGCGGCGGATCGGAGAAGAGCTGGGGCGTCCGGGGCTGAAGCTGTCACCGGAGTCGTCCGAGCGACTGGAGTCGTTCTCCTGGCCAGGCAACGTGCGGGAGCTGCGCAACGCGCTGGAGCGCGCGGCGATCCTCGCGGACGGCGCGGTGGTGGAGTCGCGGCACCTGTGGCTGGACCCGACGAGCGCTCCGACGTCCACGCCGGCGCCGGCGATGGGCGCGCGACTGCCGGACAAGACGCTGGAGGAGCTGGAGCGGATGGCCATCGAGCAGGCCATCGCGGACGAGGGGGGCAACCGCAAGCGCGCCGCCCAGCGATTGGGCATCGGCCTGCGGACGCTCTACGACAAGCTGCGGCGCTACGGGATGCAGTAGCGCCGCGGGGCGCGGCTCACGGAGGGCCGTAGCCCTGCACGCGGGAGTTGAGCTCCACCGCGGTGGCGTAGATCTGCGCCCAGGCGCGGAACTTCAGCCGGTCGCCGAAGCCCTTCTGGTCATTGGCGTAGTCGAACAGGTCCTTGCGGAAGAGCGCGTCGGCGGCCTTGCGCGCATCGCCGCTCAGGGGCGTGCCCTTGCGGTCGAAGTAGCGCAGCAGATCGTACCCGTAGTCGTGCGTCTTGGCCGCGGGGTCGAACTCCTTGTCCGGACCAATCTTGCCGGGCGCGGACGCGGAGCCGAGCGGGTCCTGCATCCGCTGGCCGTGCTTCGTCTGGATGGCGTAGGGCTTGTAACCGATGACCTTCTCGAAGTCGGCCGGGGGAGGACGCGCACCCGTGAGGTACTCGGTCATCAGCTTGCCGTGGTCCCCGGCGGGAGCCTTGCCCACGCGCGCCGCGGCGGCCGTGCCCTTCGTGAAGGTGTCCTGGGTGTTCGGGCGGACCAGCGCCGTGTTCTGGGCCTTCTCCGAGGCCGGGGCCTCCGAGGCGGAGGGCGTCTGGCGGCGGGGGGCGACGGGAGCGTTGCGAACGAGCATGGAAGGACCCGGTGGAAAGCTTCTCTCAGGTTGTCGCAATTTGTAGGGTGGAAGTTGCGCGGGTGGGATTGACGCATCGCATTGTGAGAAGGAGAGCACGTGGGCGCGGACCTGTATCGAGACGGAGTGGCTCGGCTGGAGGCGGGGGACGGGCGGGAGTCGGCGCGCCTGTTGGAGGCCGCGCTGCGCGAGTCCCCTGGGGACGTGAAGGTGATGCACGCGCTGTCACGCGCCCTGGATGTCATGGGGGAGCGGGAGCGCTCCGTGCAGCTCCTGGAGCTGGTGCATGCGAAGGCGCCCTCGGAGCCCGAGCCCGCGTGTGAGCTGGCGATGGCCCTGTTGGAGCGTACCGAGGACGCGCGCGCGGCGGAGGTCCTGGCGCCGGTGCTCGCGGCGCATCCCGAGCACCCCGGTGCGAACCTCTGCATGGCCATGGCGCTGGCCAAGACGGACCCGGAGCGGGCGCGAGTTCACCTGCGGCCCGCGAGCCGGAGCTCGGACGCGGACCAGCGGGAGCAGGCGGCGGCGCTGGAGCGTGCGGTGTCGGGACAGTCCCCCGGCTGAGCGCGGGGTCTACGTCAAGCGGACACAGGCCTCGATGTTGTTGCCGTCCGGGTCCAACAGGAACGCGGCGTAGTAGGAGAAGCCGCCCTCGCGAACCCCGGGGGCGCCGTTGTCCTGTCCGCCCGCGGTGAGGCCCCGCTGGTGGAAGGCATCCACCGCCGCTCGGTCCTTCGTGGCGAACGCGATGTGGAGCGGGCTGCGCGCCGGCGCGTGCTCGGCCTTCCATGTCGATGGCCGCAAGGTCCCCACCCAGAGGAACGGCGACTTCGCGTCCGTACCGAAGATGACGAAGCCCTCGCCGCGCTCGAGGATGCCCAGGCCGAGCGGCTTCAGGCACGCTTCGTAGAAGCGCACGCTCGCGTCCAGGTCCGTCGTCACGAAGCCGAAGTGGTCGAGCTGGAGCATGCCCGTACGGTGTGGACCCGCGCGTCCTCGCGCCAAGCGCCGCCCCGGTGCGCCGAGCGCCTGCCTTCCTGCCTGGATGGTGTTTTGAGTGGTAAGCTGCTTTTGCGGCTTGTCACCCATTCCTTGCGTCCCACGCGAGCCATCCCTGTCGAGGGCTTCATGTCTGTCCTGCGTCTGCGTCACATCCTCGTGTCCCTGGCGGTGGGGCTCGTGGCGGCGGCCCCGTCCGCGCTCGCGCGAGGGCGCTACTACAACGACTCCGGGAGCATCGAGACGACCCATCCCTCGTGGATGAGCTGGGTGTCCAACTCGACGAGCCTCGCGTCGCTGTCCATCCCCGGCACGCACGACACCATGGCGTATCAGTCGTATGGCGGGAGCCTGACGCAGACGCAGTCGTTGGACCTGCGCAAGCAGCTGGACGCGGGCGTGCGCGCGCTGGACATCCGGTGCCGACACATCGCCGACCGATTCACCATCCATCACGGCGTGGTGTACCTGCACGTCAACTTCGATGACGTGCTGCGGACCACCATCCAGTTCCTGAACGACAACCCCACCGAGACGGTGGTGATGCGCGTGAAGCGCGAGCACACCGAGGAGGACATCACCCGGAGCTTCCATCAGACGTTCGAGTGGTATCGCGACCAGCCCGCCTACAGCCCCTATCTGTGGCGAGGCTCTCACGTCCCGACGCTGGGCGAGGTGCGCGGGCGCATCGTCGTGTTGGATGACTTCGCGGGCGGCGCGTACGGCATTCCCTGGGGAGCGCTGGACCTCCAGGATGACTGGACGGTGTCGCAGCTCGCGGACATCGACGACAAGTGGAACAAGGTCCGTGCGCACCTGGACCGGACGCAGGGTGGCGCGCCGGCGAAGCTGTTCGTGAACTTCCTGAGCGGCGCTTCCGCCATGGCGCATCCGCTCCATGTCGCGGGCGGCATCAACGTCCTGGGCATCGGCTATCGCGGGGTGAACGACTTCGCCATCGACCACCTGGTGGGCGGCTACGCGCAGCGCGCGGGAATCCTGATGATGGACTTCCCCGGGGCGGGCTTGATTGACGCCATCCTCGCGCTCAACGTGCGCCTCCTTTCGAGCAATGCCGCGCTCCCTCCGGACTTCGGCATCATCTTCCGGAACACGGCGCACACGGTGGGCGGTGACGCGGAGGCCCGGTGGCGCGGAACGCGGGCGTTCCTCCAGAACGCGGCGCCGGGGCGGTACTGGCACATCCTGGCGCTGAAGCGGGAGTGGGGCGGCTGGATGCACTACGAGGGCGCGTTCCTGCAGTCCGACTCCATGGATGAGTACACGCACCTGGCCTTCACCACACGCACGGTGACGAGCGTGGTGGGCCCCTCGTATCTCGCCAGCTACGTGAACGGGCAGCTCGGGAGTCTGTCCGGCGGGGCGGGAGACCGGGCCACGCAGCTTCATGGGCGGCTGAGTGCGCGCTTCCCGTTCCAGCTCTGGTCGGTGGTGGTGAAGCGGGCTCCGGGAGGCCTGAGCAACTGGGCGTATTCGGACTACGGCCGTGGCTACAAGACGTCCTCGGGTGACTACACGTACGCGGTGCAGGGGTACTCGGCCGGGGACGGCGTGTACCTGCACGAGCACGGGGGCTACGAGGGCAACGTGATTCGTCTCACGTCGAACGTCGGCAATCTGGGAGACTTCGGCTTCAACGACGTCACCAGCTCCGTGACGGTGCTCGGCGGGTATCAGGCGACGCTGTGTGAGCACGCGTTCATGTCGGGCCGGTGTTTCACCACGGCCTCGAGCATCGACAGCGTCGACTCCGTGGCCGGTGGTCCGTGGAATGATCGCATCTCGTCGCTCTCCGTCTCACGGTAGCGCTGCATCGAGAGGCGACGGTGCGGGAGCGCCGGCCGCCCGCGAGCGGTCCGGCTCCTCCCTGTCGACGCGGTGTCAGAACCGCATCGACTCGATGGCGTCGACCATCTTCCCCACGTCGTAGGCGTAGAAGCCCGCGGCGTTGAGCGTGTTGATCTCCCCGACGTAGGGCTTGTGCTCGTGGACGAAGAGGTCCAGGGCATAGGCCCGGTCCGGCCCCCACTGCTCGGCCATCCGCTGCGCGAAGGTCCACACGTCCGGATCCACCTCCGACGAGGCGAAGACCCGGTCGCCCAGCTTGTAGCGCGTCCCGGTGACGACGCGGCCATCCACGACCACCATCCGGTACTCGCTCTGGATGCGCCGAGGCTCGCTGACGGCGACCCACGTCTCCGCCGTGAGCTGCGGTGAGTCGCCCACGCGCAACACCTGCTCGCGCCAGGGCTCGAAGTCCTCCCACCGCGTCACCATCCCCGAGAACGCCTTGTCGTCGAGGCAGGGGCGGATGAAGAACGCACCCTCCTGACGAGGCACCTCGGCGAACCGGCAGACGCGCGCGTCCCCATTCAGGAGGAACTCGCCCAGGTGCTCGCGCCAGACGCGGAAGTCGAACCGCTCGTTGATGAAGACCCCGGGTGTCCACCCCCGCCGTCGCGCGTACCGGGCCAGGCTCAACGAGCCCATCACCATGACCGGCCCGTCCACGCCGACGGTGGGCTCCACGCCGCCGTCGAATGGAATGACCTTCACCAGGGTGTGCGGAATCGCGCCACGCTCCAGGACGCGCATCAGCTCGTGGAAGCCGCGCTCGTTGAACAGGTTGTCCTGAACGACCCAGTGCATGGCATGGCCCTCCGTGGAACCGCGAGCGCCGGGGACGCTCGGCCTCCACCGTGGCTGACGTCCACGGCGAAGACGAAGGGCCCGGAGCGCCAGGGATGTCCCCGACACGTCCGGGCCCTTGATGGCCACACCCAGGAACCGGGAGACCGGCTCAGGAGCGCAGCGCCACCACCGTGACGCCGTCGCCGCCCTCGTGGCTCTCACCCGGGCGATACATGCGGATGTAGGGCGAGTTCGCCAGATAGTCCCGCAGCGCCTGCTTCAGCGCGCCCGTGCCGTGGCCGTGGACGATGAGCGCGGCCTCTTCACCGCTGCGCATGCCCTGGTCCAGGAAGGACTCCACCTCCGCGAGGGCCTCGTCCGCGCGCATGCCGCGCACGTCGCAGCGGAAGTTCGTCGCGTCCACCGACGCGCCCGCCGCCGTCGACGCGCGCTTCAGCGCCGCATCCTGCTTCTGACGCTCGGGGAACTTCGCCTGCTGCGGCTTTCGCGTGCGAGAGCCCGACAGCTCGGAGGTGGGCACCCGCATCTTCATCGCGCCGCCCGCGGACACCACCGCGTGTCCATCCGCCAGCTCGAGGATCTCCACATCCCGAGCCAGCCCCGAGTGGTGCACCCACGCGCCGACCTTGAGGTTCACCGGCGCGGGGGCCTCCACCTGGAACAGCTCCGCCCTCGCGGCCAGGGCCCGCTTCTGCGCGTCCTCGGCCCGCTGCATCAGCTGCAGCCGCGCCTCCGACAGCGCCTTCTCGTTCTGCTCGGCGCGCAGCTTCGTGAGCAGCTTCTGGACCTCCGTCGCCGCCAGCTCGCTCGCCGCGTGGACGTCCTCGTTGAACTGCATCATCTTCGCGCGGCGCTCTCGCTCGAAGGTCTGCTTCTGCTTCTCCAGCTCCACGCGCAGCGCCTCGGCCTCCTTCGCCGCCACGCGCGCCTTCTCCAGCTCCTCGGAGAGCTTGCGTCGCTCCTCCTCGGCCGCCGCCAGCGCCTGTGACAGGGGGCCGCCCGCGTTCATCGTCAGCTCACGGGCGCGCTCGCACACGCGCGGGGGCAGGCCCACCCTCGCCGCGACCTCGATGGCCGAGGACTGGCCCGCCGCGCCAATCTGCAGCCGATACGTCGGCGCCATGCGCTTCGAGTCGAAGCCCACCCGCGCGTTCAGGAAGCGCGGGTCCATGTGCGCCAGCGCCTTGAGCTCCTCCAGGTGCGTCGTCACCAGGGCCACGGCGTTCTTGGCCAGCAGCTCCTCGAGCACCGCGATGGCGATGGCCGCGCCCTCGCGCGGGTCCGTGTCCGCGGCGATTTCGTCGATCATCACCAGCGAGCCTTCGCCGACCTCCGCGATGATGTCGCGCAGCATCACCACGTGCGCGCTGAACGTCGACAGGCCCTGCGCCAGGTCCTGCGAGTCGCCCACCGTCGAGTGCACCGAGCGGTACAGCGGCATCCGCGAGCCTTCACCCACCGGAACCGGCAGGCCCGCGCGCAGCATCAGCGCGCACAGCCCCACGCCCGTCAGCGTCACCGTCTTGCCGCCCGCGTTGGGGCCGGACACGATGAGCGCCTTCGCGCCACCGTTCAGCGTCACGTCGTTGGCCACCACCTCGGTGCCTCGGAGCACCAGGCGTGGGTGGCGCAGCATCCTCAACTGCAGCTCCGTCACGCCCGCGAACTCCGGCGTCGTCGCGTCCAGGTCCGCGGAGAGGATGGCCACCGCCTCCACCTCGTCCAGCTCCGCCACCGCGTCGAGGCCCTCGAGGATGCGCTCCGACTCCCGGCCGAGCTGCTGGCTCAGCTCCTGGAGCACCCGCCGCTCCTCCTCCAACACCACCGACTG is a window of Myxococcus guangdongensis DNA encoding:
- a CDS encoding sensor histidine kinase, whose product is MPWVAAGLMCAVLLSAVVFIRRSALESSSLVVRGMANVLMLAGLEAFREGTGVPSQQALESFLNTHQDGGLRYVAIVEDGQVLASAGVGSLGKIEDGTQLRFEEGRGRFIHRLRKPPRPPEGPPTASGTPPMVEPPVSQEARRNLRIGYDFEPVTALELKERSQRLLFVAAVSCMGILGLAFAFSRSLAQREALAAELERGRRLAALGTMSAVLAHELRNPLASLKGHAQLLAERVERDEVLRPKADRIVGEAVRLEQLMNDLLGFVRSGELRRAGTDPNEVLRAAVEATGESSVDARYLPGHEKVELDAGRFQQALENVLRNAVQVSPAGQRVEVGVAQEGPALVFTVRDHGPGIPKGDEERIFEPFVTGRLRGVGLGLAITRRIVELHGGSVSARTHAEGGAEFRLTVPARGT
- a CDS encoding sigma-54-dependent transcriptional regulator, coding for MARILVADDEEGVRSFIAEALEVEGHAVTTAADGEEAARLLSKQGVDLLVTDLRMPGMDGLTLLRKVREEQPDVEVVVLTAVGSVESAVSAMKAGAFEYLLKPVGSPAELRLTVARALERRALLNLKTEVRQSTSEVVLSWGAPTMGPVVEALRKVAPTQATVLLVGESGTGKEVAARALHQWSERSEGPFVAVNCAALTETLLESELFGHEKGAFTGAVAQRRGRIELAQGGTFFLDEVGELKAELQAKLLRVLQERRFERVGGTRTLEADVRWVAATNRDLKTMMAHGEFREDLYHRLAVFPIRLPSLRERREDLRPLSELLLRRIGEELGRPGLKLSPESSERLESFSWPGNVRELRNALERAAILADGAVVESRHLWLDPTSAPTSTPAPAMGARLPDKTLEELERMAIEQAIADEGGNRKRAAQRLGIGLRTLYDKLRRYGMQ
- a CDS encoding tetratricopeptide repeat protein, which translates into the protein MGADLYRDGVARLEAGDGRESARLLEAALRESPGDVKVMHALSRALDVMGERERSVQLLELVHAKAPSEPEPACELAMALLERTEDARAAEVLAPVLAAHPEHPGANLCMAMALAKTDPERARVHLRPASRSSDADQREQAAALERAVSGQSPG
- a CDS encoding ATP-grasp domain-containing protein, encoding MHWVVQDNLFNERGFHELMRVLERGAIPHTLVKVIPFDGGVEPTVGVDGPVMVMGSLSLARYARRRGWTPGVFINERFDFRVWREHLGEFLLNGDARVCRFAEVPRQEGAFFIRPCLDDKAFSGMVTRWEDFEPWREQVLRVGDSPQLTAETWVAVSEPRRIQSEYRMVVVDGRVVTGTRYKLGDRVFASSEVDPDVWTFAQRMAEQWGPDRAYALDLFVHEHKPYVGEINTLNAAGFYAYDVGKMVDAIESMRF
- a CDS encoding endonuclease MutS2; the encoded protein is MTVQISQKTLEDLGFADVLRALTQRCRTEPGRERVLARPFLDTAEQVSEALALVGEARTLSQEQFSLPLGGVVDLRLHVGHAAKGGTLEPRQLIDGAQLLFAFVRTREALDERRERVPRLMDIARRLPLLESLARRIDQCFEPDGEISDRASPELREARDRARGLHRRIKSRLDEMLHDQGFVAKLRENYYTLRNGRYVVPVVSNYRAEVDGIVHNASQTGQTLFMEPQAMVGLGNDLAIAQSVVLEEERRVLQELSQQLGRESERILEGLDAVAELDEVEAVAILSADLDATTPEFAGVTELQLRMLRHPRLVLRGTEVVANDVTLNGGAKALIVSGPNAGGKTVTLTGVGLCALMLRAGLPVPVGEGSRMPLYRSVHSTVGDSQDLAQGLSTFSAHVVMLRDIIAEVGEGSLVMIDEIAADTDPREGAAIAIAVLEELLAKNAVALVTTHLEELKALAHMDPRFLNARVGFDSKRMAPTYRLQIGAAGQSSAIEVAARVGLPPRVCERARELTMNAGGPLSQALAAAEEERRKLSEELEKARVAAKEAEALRVELEKQKQTFERERRAKMMQFNEDVHAASELAATEVQKLLTKLRAEQNEKALSEARLQLMQRAEDAQKRALAARAELFQVEAPAPVNLKVGAWVHHSGLARDVEILELADGHAVVSAGGAMKMRVPTSELSGSRTRKPQQAKFPERQKQDAALKRASTAAGASVDATNFRCDVRGMRADEALAEVESFLDQGMRSGEEAALIVHGHGTGALKQALRDYLANSPYIRMYRPGESHEGGDGVTVVALRS
- a CDS encoding phosphatidylinositol-specific phospholipase C domain-containing protein gives rise to the protein MSVLRLRHILVSLAVGLVAAAPSALARGRYYNDSGSIETTHPSWMSWVSNSTSLASLSIPGTHDTMAYQSYGGSLTQTQSLDLRKQLDAGVRALDIRCRHIADRFTIHHGVVYLHVNFDDVLRTTIQFLNDNPTETVVMRVKREHTEEDITRSFHQTFEWYRDQPAYSPYLWRGSHVPTLGEVRGRIVVLDDFAGGAYGIPWGALDLQDDWTVSQLADIDDKWNKVRAHLDRTQGGAPAKLFVNFLSGASAMAHPLHVAGGINVLGIGYRGVNDFAIDHLVGGYAQRAGILMMDFPGAGLIDAILALNVRLLSSNAALPPDFGIIFRNTAHTVGGDAEARWRGTRAFLQNAAPGRYWHILALKREWGGWMHYEGAFLQSDSMDEYTHLAFTTRTVTSVVGPSYLASYVNGQLGSLSGGAGDRATQLHGRLSARFPFQLWSVVVKRAPGGLSNWAYSDYGRGYKTSSGDYTYAVQGYSAGDGVYLHEHGGYEGNVIRLTSNVGNLGDFGFNDVTSSVTVLGGYQATLCEHAFMSGRCFTTASSIDSVDSVAGGPWNDRISSLSVSR
- a CDS encoding VOC family protein; translation: MLQLDHFGFVTTDLDASVRFYEACLKPLGLGILERGEGFVIFGTDAKSPFLWVGTLRPSTWKAEHAPARSPLHIAFATKDRAAVDAFHQRGLTAGGQDNGAPGVREGGFSYYAAFLLDPDGNNIEACVRLT